In Flavobacterium enshiense, the genomic stretch ATATACGGCATCGTTTCCAGATAACATTGTTCGAAACCGAAACTTTTAGCTTTGTTTAAGCAGACTTCCATCATCTTGGCTCCTATTCCCAATCCCCGGGTTTCGGGAAGAAAGTACATCTTTTGCAATTCGCAAACATCGGGAGCACCATTAGCAAGGGGAGCAATTCCGGCACATCCGACAATTTTACTGCCTTTTTCTACTACGAAATAAGCCGAATTTGGTTCGGAATATGTTTCAAACATGCTGTCCAGTTGCGGATCGGCATAGGCAGTCCCAACTTTCGGCACCTTGAATTCTTCCAAAACCGTCCGAATCACTTTGGCAACCGATACATTATCAGCGCTTTGAATTTCCCTGATTACGACTTCTTCCATTCTTAAGAAATAGCTTATTTTTGCACTGTGAAGATACAGTAAACGTTCACGAAAAAAAAGCGATATTTAAAATTAGTCGACGAAATTCCTCACAACTTCAGGCAAAACAATGACTACAGACGAAAAATACATAAAACGCTGCATCGAATTAGCCAAGAACAGCTTGGGAACTACTTACCCGAACCCGTTGGTGGGCAGTGTGATTGTGTATGACGGAAAAATTATCGGCGAAGGATGGCATCGAAAAGCCGGAGAACCTCATGCCGAAGTGAACGCAGTAAATTCAGTAAAAGACAAATCCCTGTTATCCAAAGCTACAATTTATGTCAGCCTTGAACCGTGCAGCCATTTTGGAAAAACACCTCCTTGTTGCGATTTGATCATAGC encodes the following:
- a CDS encoding GNAT family N-acetyltransferase; the protein is MEEVVIREIQSADNVSVAKVIRTVLEEFKVPKVGTAYADPQLDSMFETYSEPNSAYFVVEKGSKIVGCAGIAPLANGAPDVCELQKMYFLPETRGLGIGAKMMEVCLNKAKSFGFEQCYLETMPYMEAAQKLYVKSGFSYLDAPMGCTGHSSCPVWMIKQL